One genomic segment of Suricata suricatta isolate VVHF042 chromosome 16, meerkat_22Aug2017_6uvM2_HiC, whole genome shotgun sequence includes these proteins:
- the LOC115279878 gene encoding zinc finger protein 135-like, with translation MLPQSSKLHANKTIHKECGKAFNGHSAPIQPQRVHTGENAYKCAECGQTFNYGSSVNGHRLIRTGEKLYTHKKCGMVIIQHSPLTKHHRIHTGGKPYQCNECGKAFSHLSSFTQHHKIHTGEKPYQCKECAKAFKTRTHLNQHHHTHTGEKPYECQECGKAYSRHSILTKHHRIHRGEKPYQCEECGKFFTHPSQLTEHHRIHTADKPYQCKKCCKPFCQHSGLTKDHRIHTGEKPYQCQECGKSFTRRSSLTGHQRIHTGEKPYQCEECGKFFTHRAGHIKHHRIHTGEKPYQCQECGKSFSMCSNLSRHQRIHTAEKA, from the coding sequence ATGCTTCCTCAGTCATCAAAGCTACATGCAAACAAGACAATCCATaaggagtgtggcaaagccttcaaTGGGCACTCAGCACCAATTCAACCTCAGCGAGTGCACACTGGAGAGAATGCTTACAAATGTGCAGAATGTGGTCAAACATTTAATTATGGCTCATCAGTAAATGGACATAGACTAATTCGTACTGGAGAGAAActttacacacataaaaaatgtgggaTGGTCATTATCCAACACTCCCCTCTGACCaaacatcaccgaatccatactggagggaaaccttaccaatgtaatgaatgtggcaaggcctttagccATCTCTCATCCTTTACTCAACATCataaaatccatactggagagaaaccttaccaatgtaaagaatgtgcgAAGGCCTTTAAGACGCGCACACATCTTAATCAACATCACCATacccatactggagagaaaccttacgaatgtcaagaatgtggcaaggcctatTCCCGGCACTCAATCCTTACCaaacatcaccgaatccataggggagagaaaccttaccaatgtgaagaatgtggcaaGTTCTTTACTCACCCTTCACAACTTACCGAACATCATAGAATCCACACAGCAGataaaccttaccaatgtaagaAATGCTGCAAGCCCTTTTGCCAGCACTCAGGCCTTACCAAAGATCACAggatccacactggagagaaaccttaccaatgtcaagaatgtggcaagtcctttaccCGGCGCTCAAGCCTTACTGGACACCaacgaatccatactggagagaaaccttaccaatgtgaagaatgtggcaaGTTCTTTACTCACCGAGCAGGCCATATCAAgcatcaccgaatccatactggagagaaaccttaccaatgtcaagaatgtggcaagtccttttCCATGTGCTCGAACCTTTCTAGACATCAGAGAATCCATACTGCAGAGAAAGCTTAA